The Haloterrigena turkmenica DSM 5511 genome includes the window GGCGTGATCGTCTTCGGATACGCGGCCGTCGTGACCGATCGCACGCGGCCGCGAGGTCGGGCGGAGTGGCTGGCGGTGACCGTGGCCGGCGTCTTCGTCATCGCGCTCTATCACGGACTGCTGTACCTCGGCGAACTGTACGTCTCGGGCGCGGTCGCGGCGACGCTCGTCAGTACGGCCCCAATCCTCACGGCGGCGTTTGCCGGCGTCGTCCTTCCGGAGGAACGGCTCTCGCTCGGCGGCGTCGTCGGCTTCGTCCTCGGACTGGTTGGCGTCATCGCCGTGGTCCAGCCGTCGCCCGGGTCGCTCGGCGACGACGTCACCGTCGGGGCCGCCCTGGTGTTCGCCTCGGCCGTCGCGTTCGCCCTCGGCAGCGTGTTCGTGCGACCGATCGACTCGGAGCTCCCGCTCGAGACGCTTCAGGCCTGGGCGATGCTCGTCGGCGGCGCGGTGCTGTTGGGCTGGGCGGCCCTGCGGGGCGAATCGGTCGCGGCGATCGATCCCACCCTGTCGGCGCTGGTCTCCTACGGCTACCTGACGGTCGTCTCCGGCGTGTTCGCGTTCCTCTGTTACTTCGAACTGCTCGATCGAAGCGGGGCGACGCAGGTCAGTCTGGTCAGCTACGCGGAACCGGTCGTCGCGATGGGCGTCAGCTGGGTCGCCCTCGGCTACGTCGTCGACTCGGTGATGCTCCTCGGGTTAGCGACGATCCTCGCGGGCTTCGGCATCGTCAAGCGCGGCGCGCTCCGGACGCTGTTGCGGTCGGCGCTCGAAACGCGCTCGACCGCGGCCTCGAAGTAGGGGTGTCCCGCCGGCGAAAGAGGGGAAAATACCGTCCGGTTCCGATTCTCGTCGAATTTCGACCGAGACGAACAGTCTCGCTGGATGGCTAGTGTCGGATATCTGCGGCGTCGATAATCTTTATCAGGACACACGTTGGTCGAACGAACACTGAATCAATGACGCCAGACACACAACCAACCGAGATCACGGCCGTTTGCCACGTTCGAGCGCCGCTGCTGCTCGAGCCGGTCGACAGGCAGGTCGAGACCCTCCGCGCCTGCGA containing:
- a CDS encoding DMT family transporter translates to MKLFDSVPNGYREAVLFSMLALCWGTSFVAIEIGLEHVPPLLFAGLRYAVAGVIVFGYAAVVTDRTRPRGRAEWLAVTVAGVFVIALYHGLLYLGELYVSGAVAATLVSTAPILTAAFAGVVLPEERLSLGGVVGFVLGLVGVIAVVQPSPGSLGDDVTVGAALVFASAVAFALGSVFVRPIDSELPLETLQAWAMLVGGAVLLGWAALRGESVAAIDPTLSALVSYGYLTVVSGVFAFLCYFELLDRSGATQVSLVSYAEPVVAMGVSWVALGYVVDSVMLLGLATILAGFGIVKRGALRTLLRSALETRSTAASK